The DNA region TGTTTTGCCCTTGGCTTTCCCGGTAAACTGAAACGTATGATTGTAAACCGCTGTTCCTGAATAATACTTTATACTATCGTTGGCGTTGCGCGACCAGTCTTCAGGCTGATTAAACATAACCGGCGTTGCAGGTCCTCCATATTTAGGGTCGAACTGTATTTGCCAATCTGTAAAAGTTTGTACCGTTTTAAAATGAGATGGCTTATTATTCTCGCTTTTTGCAATAGCAGAAACCTTTCTGAAAACGATAAAAGCAGAGCCATTGGCAGCCAACTCAAGCTTAATATTTGTCCGGGATGATTTACCGGTATTATGCAATTGTCTGACCTCACCGGTTAAAGGATCCCAAAGCTCAGGGTTGCGCCCCGCTGCCCTCAGTGATAAATTAATGGTACGATTTAAAGCCTGCTGATTGGAGACGAAGTAGATATCGAGATTAGCTGAACTACGATGTGTCCAGGCCAGATCCTTTGCCTGTTGATTAAGAGAATCAGTCGCCATCAGATCGCGACTTACGCCTAATTCATCAAACGTATCTTTTTGATAAGGACCGATGAGTAATTTGCCCATAGAGCTTTTGGATAAAATAGCTTTCATCCGCTCATCGCCCAATAAAATGTTAGCGCCTTCATTTACCAGTTGCTGAAGTTTTTTTACGACCTCTGCTGATAACTGCCATGGCTGCGGCGACATCTGGCTTACACCGGGTATCACCAGCATGGCATAATTTGCACCGCCGGGCAAAATGATCCTGCCATTTTTTACTGTAGCTAAACGCAGTAACGCGTCTTTGTTAAAGGAATCATAGTTATATCCTCTCAGTGGGTCTATCCAGTTCTCGGGCAGCGCCATATTGGCCGAATGACTCGCATCCTCAATCGAATTAATAATCGGCACACCTTTGTTGGCTAAGCGCTCCTTTTCCTCCTTCACACGTTCGGTGCCGAAGATCCCGGGAAGGGTATTAACCAACCTGTCGGGCAAAATGGCCCGACGTGGTGTTTCTTCGCCGGTAAAAACAGCGATATCGGCAACCGGATGCCCCTGTTGCAGCATGGCCTGGCAACGACTGATATAATCAAACCAGGCCTTGCCCGGCTCCCACCAGGTTTGATCGCGCTGGAAAAACAGGCCGATGCCGTCAAGCGTCATACCCGGTTTACGGTCAAGCCAGGGGTTATGCACACTCACATGGAAAACATAACGATTGATGCCAAGCGCAAAATTGCGGTCGGCAGCGGTTTTGAGCATGCCAGGGTGTTCGTCCCATAAAAGCCTCAACTCGGTAAAAGCCTCGGCCTGGATAATATTTTTGCCGTAGATGTGCCCGCCAGAAATGGCATCAAGCATATCATTGGGTTTATCGTGCGTAGGGCTCCTGAACCAAAACTCCCCCATCGGGATATCAGCCTTTTGATAATGCAGCATCCCATCGCTCATCATAGTTGGCGCAACACTTTCGGCGGTAAATGTGCAGCCTTTTTCATGCGCCAGCTTAGCCATTGTACCGTAGAAATTATCTACCAGTAATTCGGCTATGGTTTGCCTTACATCTACCAATACTTTTTCAGATTTTTCGGCGCTCACCATCGGCACACCTGCCATTAAAGGCAGATATGGTAACAGGTCATAATTCCTCCGCTTCTGAAATTCAGCAGCAAAAACCGGCGACCAGTTCTGGCTCCCGCACTCCCAGCTATCCACGTGAAAGATTTTTAAAACTCGTTTAGCTAAATCCGGGCCTACCTGTTTTACAGCTTCACCAAACCAGTTATCAAATTGTAGTTTAGCAGCTTGGGGATTAAACTTATCACACTCCAAACCAATCCCACCCCCACCGGTTGCATTGGTATGCCCGGTTGAAGTATGCCCGATGCGGATAATTGTCCATTTACCAGCAGGCACCTGCCAGTTCAGTTTACCATCTGCTCCTAATTTATCGGTAAGGTTGATGACCTTGCTTTTATCTACACAGAGATTAGCCGGCAGCTGGGCATTTGTTATTTGCTTGCTTAAACGCCAAACCTCACCGGTTTTACTTTCATACTGATGGATGTGTGGAGCGGCCAGCAACTCAATGCCCGATAGTTTCAGCGTGGGTTTCCATTTGGCAAAATCCAGATCCTCGGCCCCTGGCTCCGAACCTTCTTTATCATAAGTAAACCTGAAATATTTTGCCGTTGTCGGGGTTATGGCGTGTGTGATTCCCGCATCGCCATCCTGCCAGCCATGACGCGGGGGCTCCAACCTGCCCAACGAACGATAATTTTTGCCATCATCGCTCACTTCAAGCAGCAACCTTTGCGACTGGTAATTGCTTGCCGAAGTATGAATAACAAGCGAGCGACAGGTAAAGGGCTTTTCAAATTCAAGCTGCAGCCAGCAACGTTCACTACTGTTAAAGCTTTTGGTATTTCCTTTTTCCGCAATATATTGCACGTCGGCATTGGGTAAACTCGTGCTTACCTTCGGATGCTCATCATAACTGCTAATCCCTTCTCCCGGAAGCGATGGATATGCCAGTACCTCGATATCCTTATAATAGTTTTTATAATGCTTTGGAACAGGCAAAGTATCATGATAAACTTTACCGCCTTCAACCTCAACTTTTGACCACACTACTTTTTGCATGGAAAGCTCAGGCGTTATCCAGGGGCCACCGGCCAGCGCGAAACCGTCGCTATCATGCATGGCCAGTTTTACACCTATCCTGTCGGCTTCCTGCATGGTATACTTTACCATTGCCCACCACTCCGGGCTCAGCTGCTTAATTGATGGAGTAATAAACGGCGGATTAGCGGGCCCTTTGATTGGCATCAAATACGCTCCGGCTATGCCCGCCTGCTTCATGGCCTGCAAATCGGCAGTAATGCCTTCCCGGCTTACCGCGCCCTGCATCCAGTACCAAAACACCCATGGCTTTGCCGATTCAGGCGGATGTAGAAAAGCCTGCTCTAATCCATCTTTTTTTGGAGATGATTTACGCTGCTGAGCTATAACCGGCGTGAGGCAGCATAAGCATAAAGCGATTATTAACGATTGCTTCCTCATGGTTTCCTGTTGAATTTGATCTGATATGCCGTATTACCTGCCGCATCCGGTTTACCCTCATAAGGTTTCAGGTAAAAGCTGTATTGATACTTTTTGGCTGGGACCCGGTATTGCTCCAATGGCTCGGCCACTTCCGACCAGCTATCGTTACCGCCTACGCCCATCTGTATCAGATCGATATTCAACGTGATAAAACCGGCATCCTTTAGCTTGTAGGTGTGCTTCGCTTTTTGAATAATCTCTTCGGTATAAGGCCAGGCGCTCATGCTTAGCAGGCTATCCGCAGTGATCAGTAAGCCACCTGTTTTATGATGCAGCAGCATCCAGCGTACATCCGTACGGTTACCGTTTTCCTGGGGTACAACATAAGTCTCCATGAATTGGTTAATGGTTTGCGAATAAATGCCCGCTTCCGAGCCTGTACGCCTGTCGATATAGTTTTCATAAGGGCCCCGGCCATAATAATTGATATTACTATCGACCTGCGCAATCCCCATTTGCATACCAACTTTAGGGAGGTTTGGCAAACCTGGTTTAGCGTCAAAAGTATACGCAACATTCAGCAAGCCATCGCCCCGGATGGTGTAGTTCACTTGTACCGAGGCACTGTCATTAAGCATTGAATACGTGCTTATAATTACTGTCGAGCCATCTTCGGCTTTTTGGCTTGAGATCTTTTTCAAAACAGGCACCGCTTTAAACCAGGCCGCGAGTTTCTTTTCCATCTTCCAGCCACGATGATCATTATCGGTAACCGGGCGGGTAAAATGCGGCAATAACGGTGCAAATACCTGCTGATTGCCTTTGTACAGGTACGAGGTTAAAGCACCATTTGCTTTGCTGATGCCTATCTCAAAATCCTTTCCGCTGATGTGGTAGGTCTTATCATCTTCGGATAGTTTTGTTTCCGGGGATTGCTTACGGTCAGTTTTTGCAGCGGATGTTTCAAGCTTACTTAATTGAAACTGATCGCTGGCTATTTCGTAGCCTTTGCTTGCCCAAGGCTTATCTTCAACAAGGGTAAAGTGAATATCGGTCAGGTATTCGTGGTTGGGTTTTAAACCGGGCAGGTATTGTTTAATGTTGATTGTCGTATCATGCCCGGCTGCAAGGTTAATGCGAGGAATCTGTTTTTTCAGGATGATGTTGCCGTCTTCTCTTAACTGCAGGGTAATATCATAATCGGCCAGCGAAGCTACGCTGTGCCAGTTTTTGATGTGGATGG from Mucilaginibacter sp. SJ includes:
- a CDS encoding glycosyl hydrolase, coding for MRKQSLIIALCLCCLTPVIAQQRKSSPKKDGLEQAFLHPPESAKPWVFWYWMQGAVSREGITADLQAMKQAGIAGAYLMPIKGPANPPFITPSIKQLSPEWWAMVKYTMQEADRIGVKLAMHDSDGFALAGGPWITPELSMQKVVWSKVEVEGGKVYHDTLPVPKHYKNYYKDIEVLAYPSLPGEGISSYDEHPKVSTSLPNADVQYIAEKGNTKSFNSSERCWLQLEFEKPFTCRSLVIHTSASNYQSQRLLLEVSDDGKNYRSLGRLEPPRHGWQDGDAGITHAITPTTAKYFRFTYDKEGSEPGAEDLDFAKWKPTLKLSGIELLAAPHIHQYESKTGEVWRLSKQITNAQLPANLCVDKSKVINLTDKLGADGKLNWQVPAGKWTIIRIGHTSTGHTNATGGGGIGLECDKFNPQAAKLQFDNWFGEAVKQVGPDLAKRVLKIFHVDSWECGSQNWSPVFAAEFQKRRNYDLLPYLPLMAGVPMVSAEKSEKVLVDVRQTIAELLVDNFYGTMAKLAHEKGCTFTAESVAPTMMSDGMLHYQKADIPMGEFWFRSPTHDKPNDMLDAISGGHIYGKNIIQAEAFTELRLLWDEHPGMLKTAADRNFALGINRYVFHVSVHNPWLDRKPGMTLDGIGLFFQRDQTWWEPGKAWFDYISRCQAMLQQGHPVADIAVFTGEETPRRAILPDRLVNTLPGIFGTERVKEEKERLANKGVPIINSIEDASHSANMALPENWIDPLRGYNYDSFNKDALLRLATVKNGRIILPGGANYAMLVIPGVSQMSPQPWQLSAEVVKKLQQLVNEGANILLGDERMKAILSKSSMGKLLIGPYQKDTFDELGVSRDLMATDSLNQQAKDLAWTHRSSANLDIYFVSNQQALNRTINLSLRAAGRNPELWDPLTGEVRQLHNTGKSSRTNIKLELAANGSAFIVFRKVSAIAKSENNKPSHFKTVQTFTDWQIQFDPKYGGPATPVMFNQPEDWSRNANDSIKYYSGTAVYNHTFQFTGKAKGKTYLDLGNIANMAEVYVNGVNCGTAWTYPYRVDLSKAIKSGENKLMIKVTNTWANRLMGDHALPENKRITWTNAPYRLEGRPLLPAGLLSPVKLLTYIP